The following nucleotide sequence is from Terriglobales bacterium.
CCGCCCCCGGGGACCCCGCATGCTCGCGGCGGCGACGTCTTCTACGTCCGCACCAATCGTCCCGGCGACCTGGGTGCGTGGTGGAAGGACTCCGAGATCGTGCGCCAACTGCAACTCTCGGACGCCCAGATCAAGCAGATCGAGGAGACCTTCCTGAACGCGCGCCTGGACCTGATCAAAATGCGCGCCGACGTGGAGATCCAGGAAACCATCCTGCAGTCCCTTGTGGACGCCGACCAGATGGACGAGGGCAAGATCAGCGCCCAGATCGACCAGGTGCTGGCCACTCGCGCCAGACTGGAAAAGGCCAACACCATGATGATGCTCGACATCCGCAAGGTGCTGACGGTGGAGCAGTGGAAGAAACTGCGCGCCATTCAGCAATCGCGCGAGCAGGAGCATCGCATGGCGCCGCCCGCCCGGCCAGGCATGCCGGGACCGCCGCAAGCGCCGGGGCCGGCGACCGCGCCTCCGCCCCCCGGAGACGACAACCTCTAGACGCCTCCGCCCGGAGGAAGCAGGTGGCGAGCCTGCTTCCTCCGGAGGGCGGACTTGCGCGGCCGTGCTAGACTTTTCTGTGGCCCTCTCCACGGAAAGCGAGCCGCGATGAAGTTCGGGGTCATCATCTTTCCCGGGTCCAACTGCGACCACGACGCCTACCACGTGCTCGGCCAGGTGGCCCAGCAGCCGGTCACCTTCCTCTGGCACGACTCCCACGACCTCCAGAACTGCGATGCCGTGATCGTGCCCGGGGGCTTCGCCTACGGGGACTACATGAGGACGGGCGCCCTCGCCGCCCTCGCTCCCATCATGGAAGCGGTGAAGAAATTCGCCGCCGCGGGCGGCCTGGTACTGGGCATCTGCAACGGCTTCCAGATCCTGCTGGAGGCCGGCCTGCTGCCGGGCGCGATGCTGCGCAACGCCGGGCTCAAGTACGTCTGCAAGCCCGTCTATCTGCGGGTGGAGAACGCCGAGACCCCCTTCACCCAGCTCTGCCGTAAGGGCGAGGTGCTGAAGATCCCCATCGGGCACATGGAAGGTAACTACTTCTGCGACGCCGAGACCCTGGAGAAGCTGCGGCGGGAAAACCGCGTCGTCTTCCGCTACGCCACGCCGCAAGGCGAGATCACGGCCGCCGCCAACCCCAATGGCTCGCTCGACAACATCGCCGGCATCTGCAACGAGGGGCGCAACGTGCTGGGCATGATGCCCCACCCCGAGCGCGCTTCCGAGCCCGAACTGGGGATGACCGACGGCTTCAAGGTGATGCAGTCGCTGGTGGGCGCGCTGGCGGCGCGTTAATTGAAGATTGCAGATTGTAGATTGAAGATTTGAAAGTTAGCTCGCGCGTGCCATTCGGTAATCTGCAATCTGAAATCTTCAATCTGCAATCCTGATACTGTCGCCCGTCCGCACCACGCCCTCCCGCAGCACCACCAGATAGACCGCAATGCAGCCCTCGTGTTTCTGGGCGACCGTGGCCAGCACCTGGGGTGAGGCGGCGGCTGTCTCCGGGTCCAGGGTGATGATCTTGCACCGCCCGTCCTTCTTGGAGACGTGGAGCAGGCACTGCTCGCCCACCTGCAGGGTGCGGCCCACCAGCGTGTCTTCGAAGTAGGGGCCGGCCTCCTTCCACTCGGCGTAGAAGTTGGCGCGGAAGCGGTGCGGGTGGAGAGAGATGCCCACCTCTTGCGACAACGCGGCGGCGGTGGGCAGGCCGAAGAGCGAGACCGGGCGGGCGTCGGTCATGGCACGCTCCGAGAAGCGAAGCCAGATCTCGCGGCCTAGGCGCTTTTCCAGCTGCTCTTTGAGGCGGGGGTCGTTGATGTCGAGCTTCTGTCCCTGAGGCGTGGTCACTTCGATGCCATAGCGCGTCGAGTCGGGATAGTGCGCCACCGCTTCGGGCGGCGCCGTAAACCGCGGCCGGAAGAGCAGCATCTCCTCCACCTGGCGGGCGGTGAGCCAGGGAAATTCGGGATTGCCGTCGCGCTGCACGAAGGCGTAGGCGCGGTCGCCCACCAGACCGGAATAGCTGACGTAGGCCTCCGCCAGGTCTTCCCCGGCCATGCTCTTCACCGGGTAGCGGCGCAGGTGCCGGAGGGTGCCGATGGTTTCCATGCGCCTACTTCTTCTCGAACGCTTCCTTGTTCACCACGTACGGCATCTTGCTGGGATCGCCGCCGTAGTTTCCTTCCAAGACATCGATGAGGGCCTGGCCGGTGCGCCCCGACATGCCCTTGTTGGGATCGGTGGAGAGCCGGGTGATGCGGGCGCCGCTGGCAAAGTGGTGGAAGAGTCGGCAACGGTCGGCGATGGCGGGATCGCGCAGGGGCGAATCCGGAGGCAACGGCTCCTTCTCGAAGACATCCAGCGCCGCGCCGGCGATCCAGCGCTCGCGCAGGGCGCGCGCCAGCGCGGCCTCGTCCACCACCGGCCCGCGCGAGGTATTCACCAGGTAGGCGCTCTTCTTCATGAGCTTCAACGTGCGCTCGTTGATGAGGTGGTGGGTGGGCTCGTCCGCCTCGCCCTCCCGCAGCAAGGGCACGTGAATACTGATGAAATCCGCCTGGCTCAGGGCCTCGTCGCGGCTCACGTATTTGATCCGGGTGTGCTCGCCGTACATCTTGTGCTTGGTGCGCAGGTCTTTGATCTCCTGGATGCCGGCGATGAACTTGTGGTTCTGGTAGACCGGGTCGTAGCACAGGATGTTCATGTCGAAGCCGACGGACTTCTTGATCATGGCCAAGCCGATGCGCCCGGTGCCGATGATGGCGATGGTCTTGCCCGTGACCTCGTCACCCAGGAAGGGCAGGTAGGGATGCCAGGAGCCCCATTTGTTCTCCCGCACCAGGATCTCCGAGTTCCACAGCTTGCGCGCCAGCGCCCCCATGATGAAGAAGGCGAACTCGGCGGTGGCCTCGGTGAGCACGTCGGCGGTGTGGGTGAAGGGGATCTTGTAGCGGTTGGCGTCGGCGCGGTT
It contains:
- a CDS encoding periplasmic heavy metal sensor, which translates into the protein PPPGTPHARGGDVFYVRTNRPGDLGAWWKDSEIVRQLQLSDAQIKQIEETFLNARLDLIKMRADVEIQETILQSLVDADQMDEGKISAQIDQVLATRARLEKANTMMMLDIRKVLTVEQWKKLRAIQQSREQEHRMAPPARPGMPGPPQAPGPATAPPPPGDDNL
- a CDS encoding MOSC N-terminal beta barrel domain-containing protein, translating into METIGTLRHLRRYPVKSMAGEDLAEAYVSYSGLVGDRAYAFVQRDGNPEFPWLTARQVEEMLLFRPRFTAPPEAVAHYPDSTRYGIEVTTPQGQKLDINDPRLKEQLEKRLGREIWLRFSERAMTDARPVSLFGLPTAAALSQEVGISLHPHRFRANFYAEWKEAGPYFEDTLVGRTLQVGEQCLLHVSKKDGRCKIITLDPETAAASPQVLATVAQKHEGCIAVYLVVLREGVVRTGDSIRIAD
- a CDS encoding NAD(P)-dependent oxidoreductase translates to MKEQKRFRVFATCDIGKDTFEMLRQRGYEVEVYEEIEAPPKQLIVEKVRSGIDGLITTLRDPIDAEVFEAGKGTLKVVAQCAVGFDNINRADANRYKIPFTHTADVLTEATAEFAFFIMGALARKLWNSEILVRENKWGSWHPYLPFLGDEVTGKTIAIIGTGRIGLAMIKKSVGFDMNILCYDPVYQNHKFIAGIQEIKDLRTKHKMYGEHTRIKYVSRDEALSQADFISIHVPLLREGEADEPTHHLINERTLKLMKKSAYLVNTSRGPVVDEAALARALRERWIAGAALDVFEKEPLPPDSPLRDPAIADRCRLFHHFASGARITRLSTDPNKGMSGRTGQALIDVLEGNYGGDPSKMPYVVNKEAFEKK
- the purQ gene encoding phosphoribosylformylglycinamidine synthase subunit PurQ, which encodes MKFGVIIFPGSNCDHDAYHVLGQVAQQPVTFLWHDSHDLQNCDAVIVPGGFAYGDYMRTGALAALAPIMEAVKKFAAAGGLVLGICNGFQILLEAGLLPGAMLRNAGLKYVCKPVYLRVENAETPFTQLCRKGEVLKIPIGHMEGNYFCDAETLEKLRRENRVVFRYATPQGEITAAANPNGSLDNIAGICNEGRNVLGMMPHPERASEPELGMTDGFKVMQSLVGALAAR